A region from the Plutella xylostella chromosome 6, ilPluXylo3.1, whole genome shotgun sequence genome encodes:
- the LOC105381012 gene encoding uncharacterized protein LOC105381012, which translates to MSTHSGQCISARAISEILDKIQKEACTTGCGAQSPPRMSPHSSPGDSGPASPPCELDSKCDYGGPLASLNHLVYLSIVVGIVIVLFVFFHEHIKRVGRGVRDACLGSCRQHCLPPGADGTQRPAADCACAACPCYHVLRIKRLFGSVPAIQVSTSGAQSPAPGVKSQYHAKCQDSTAKGQTGPCNVDADKKKDDQNPKTDQKKTESTDQKAPLKIKEGPPTDTKKGAPCIATDCKLDKPKTPDKTPGVSPSPSTKDTKPKPEILCKKDNKDEIPQKQEGACESCAKKGEICIKSCPHSKQNK; encoded by the exons ATGAGTACTCACAGTGGTCAATGCATTTCAGCTAGAGCTATTTCGGAGATTTTGGACAAGATTCAGAAGGAGGCGTGTACCACGGGGTGCGGGGCGCAGTCCCCCCCCCGGATGTCACCCCACAGCTCCCCAGGGGACTCCGGGCCCGCCTCGCCCCCCTGTGAGCTTGACTCCAAATGCGACTATGGCGGGCCGCTCGCCTCTCTCAACCACCTCGTCTATTTGAGCATCGTCGTTGGCATCGTGATCGTGTTATTT GTGTTCTTCCACGAGCACATCAAGCGCGTGGGGCGCGGCGTGCGCGACGCGTGCCTGGGCTCGTGCCGCCAGCACTGCCTGCCGCCCGGCGCCGACGGCACGCAGCGACCCGCCGCCGACTGTGCGTGCGCCGCCTGCCCCTGCTACCACGTGCTCAGGATCAAGAG ATTATTTGGAAGTGTTCCTGCGATACAG GTATCGACAAGTGGAGCACAGTCACCAGCACCAGGAGTCAAAAGTCAG TACCATGCAAAATGTCAAGATTCTACAGCAAAAGGTCAGACTGGTCCCTGCAATGTAGATGCCGATAAGAAAAAAGATGATCAAAACCCAAAAACGGATCagaaaaaaacagaatcaaCAGATCAGAAGGcacctttaaaaataaaagaaggtCCACCGACAGATACGAAGAAAGGTGCCCCGTGTATTGCAACTGATTGCAAATTAGATAAACCAAAAACTCCAGATAAGACTCCTGGAGTATCTCCTTCACCTTCAACTAAAGATACTAAACCCAAGCCTGAAATACTTTGTAAAAAAGATAACAAAGATGAAATTCCTCAGAAACAGGAGGGGGCTTGCGAGTCTTGTGCCAAGAAAGGTGAAATTTGCATAAAATCTTGTCCgcacagtaaacaaaataaatga